From the genome of Paraburkholderia largidicola:
CGGCTCGTCGACCGTCGGCGTTCCACCGCGCACGAAGGTCCAGTCCTCGGCGACGAACTGGTCGGTGACGCGCAGATCATGGCTGCCCGTGCCTTGCATGCCGACCACATCCCAGTTTTCGACGATCTCGACCTGCGCGGCACGAAACACGGCCGTGCGCGGCTTGCCGGGTGCGCCGCCATCCTTGCCCACGCCGATCCCGACACCCAGCCAGTCCGCGCCCTTGCAGCCGCTCGCGAATTTCCACGTGCCGTGCACGCGCCAGCCTCCGGGTGCGGCTTGCGCAACCTGCACGGGAAAGAGGCCGCCGGCGAACACCTGATCGGGGCCGCTGGCGTAGATCGCTTGCTGCGTCGCAAGCGGCAGCGCGGCGAGATACACGTTCGCGCTGCCGAAGCTCGCGACCCATGCAGCCGAGCCGTCCGCGACGGCAATGCGTTCGATCATCGCGAGGAATTCGCCCGGTGCGCGCGCATCGCCGCCAAAGCGCCGGGGCGTGCCCGCGCGATAGATGCCGGCGCGCTTGAGCTTCGCGATCACATCGCGCGGCACGTGCGACAGCCGGTCGAATTCGTCGCGACGCGCGGCGATTTCGGCGATCACCGTGTCGAGGGGCAAGGCGTCGGCGGTGACGGATTGCAACGAGGGCTCGTTGCAGGCGGCGAGGGCAGTGGCGGCTGACATGTCGATTCTCCTGAATGCGTTTGACGTTGTTGACGTGATTGACGTTCAGGCCAGTCTAGAAACGCAAAAAGGCATCATCAATTGGGGCGCCGGTCCGCGCATCCTGGTATCGACGCCCGCGTACCTAAAGAAATCTTTAGACCCGTGGCGGATAGGGCCGATGTTATGGTTACGCCTGCACTCCAGGTCCGTCGCTCGCGCATCATGAACTTTCCCGCCGAAGAAGATTTTCACCGTCTGCTCGACGCCTTGACGCTGTGCGTGCTGCTGCACGACGCGCAGACGAAGGCGATCGTGTGGGCCAACCGCGCGGCCTGTGTCGCGCTGGGCTTCTCGCTCGAAGAACTGCTGCCGCTCAAGGCGCCCGACATGACGCGCCCTGAGCCGAAGTACCGGCGCGAGATCGGCGTGGCCGCGATGGATCGCGCGATCACGCAAGGGCCGCAGGTGTACGAATGGTGCTACCGCTCGCGTGCGGGTATCGACATGTTGTCGGAAGCGATCGCGACGTATGTGCCCTTGCATGAGCGCGCCGTCGTGATGGTGCAGTTCCGCGACATCACGGAGGAAGAGGCGACGCGGCGCAAGCTGCGCCGCTATGAAACACGCCTGCGCGAATTCATGCAGGATCTCGGCGAAGGCGTGGCGG
Proteins encoded in this window:
- a CDS encoding acyl-CoA dehydrogenase family protein, producing MSAATALAACNEPSLQSVTADALPLDTVIAEIAARRDEFDRLSHVPRDVIAKLKRAGIYRAGTPRRFGGDARAPGEFLAMIERIAVADGSAAWVASFGSANVYLAALPLATQQAIYASGPDQVFAGGLFPVQVAQAAPGGWRVHGTWKFASGCKGADWLGVGIGVGKDGGAPGKPRTAVFRAAQVEIVENWDVVGMQGTGSHDLRVTDQFVAEDWTFVRGGTPTVDEPLYRYPTIAYAAQVLAVVNLGLARAALDVANHMAGGRKTTTGAPQLADRAYYRIELAKAEAQLRSARAFFYESTDEVWQSILAGNDVTPDQVSLLRLAATQIAREGADVVGRAYRLGGTMAIYRSHPLQRLMRDAMVVTQHAFLGEGNYDGAGAVFVGVPPIPGYL